One segment of Natronosalvus halobius DNA contains the following:
- a CDS encoding thiolase family protein, translated as MTQTPVIVQAVRTPQGKDGGVFADVRSEDLSIPLIDEMLAETGLSGEDVDDLMWGCAQQRDEQDNNIARVIALLSELGESVPATTINRWCASSMQAIISASDAIRAGQRECIIAGGVENMSKVSMGDSYATLHPQLATEYNVGELQMGMTAEKVAERYDVDRETQDEYALQSHQRAHAATEEGRFEDQIVPIETEDGTVTKDEGIRPDTDLETLAGLPTVFKGDGTVTPGNASQISDGAAGVMVTSEAFAEEHDLEIMASVGSNNVAGVDPTVMGIGPVPATRGLLERTGRDIEDYDLVELNEAFASQCVYSRDELGIDNEQFNVNGGAIALGHPLGASGARLPVTLVHELLERGGGRGLATLCVGFGQGAAIELEVE; from the coding sequence ATGACACAGACGCCAGTGATCGTCCAGGCTGTCCGGACCCCCCAAGGGAAAGACGGCGGCGTGTTCGCCGACGTTCGCAGCGAGGATCTCTCCATTCCGCTGATCGACGAAATGCTCGCCGAAACCGGCCTCTCGGGCGAGGACGTCGACGACCTGATGTGGGGCTGTGCCCAGCAGCGCGACGAACAGGACAACAACATCGCCCGCGTCATCGCGCTCCTCTCGGAGCTCGGCGAGTCCGTGCCGGCGACGACGATCAACCGCTGGTGTGCCTCCTCGATGCAGGCGATCATCTCCGCCTCCGACGCCATCCGCGCCGGCCAGCGCGAGTGCATCATCGCCGGCGGCGTCGAGAACATGTCGAAGGTGTCGATGGGCGACAGCTACGCGACGCTCCACCCCCAGCTCGCGACCGAGTACAACGTCGGCGAACTCCAGATGGGGATGACCGCCGAAAAGGTCGCCGAGCGCTACGACGTCGACCGCGAGACCCAGGACGAGTACGCCCTCCAGAGCCACCAGCGCGCCCACGCCGCGACAGAGGAGGGTCGCTTCGAGGATCAGATCGTCCCCATCGAAACCGAGGACGGCACCGTGACGAAAGACGAGGGTATTCGCCCCGACACCGACCTCGAGACCCTGGCAGGACTCCCGACGGTCTTCAAAGGCGACGGAACCGTGACGCCCGGCAACGCCTCCCAGATCTCCGACGGGGCGGCGGGCGTGATGGTCACGAGCGAGGCCTTCGCGGAGGAACACGACCTCGAGATCATGGCGTCAGTGGGCTCGAACAACGTCGCCGGCGTCGACCCCACCGTGATGGGAATCGGTCCGGTCCCGGCCACCCGTGGGTTGCTCGAGCGCACTGGCCGGGACATCGAGGACTACGACCTGGTCGAACTCAACGAGGCGTTCGCGAGCCAGTGTGTCTACAGCCGAGACGAACTCGGCATCGACAACGAGCAGTTCAACGTCAACGGCGGTGCCATCGCGCTCGGTCACCCGCTCGGGGCCTCCGGCGCCCGCCTGCCCGTCACGCTGGTCCACGAGTTGCTCGAGCGAGGCGGCGGCCGCGGGCTAGCGACGCTGTGTGTTGGATTTGGTCAAGGAGCGGCGATCGAACTCGAGGTCGAGTAG
- a CDS encoding twin-arginine translocation signal domain-containing protein, whose product MREERDPDDGRRSFMKKSALATTALAVGAGASTNVAAQEDDENGEGLQDGEVVIHGRDYFPDADFTVLAEMDSGTRDTLVEALGDEFDDDWEVYVIQVDIGSGGPLGHIFVDEDEADVSEGDTGTMTSDTVSIRNAELNLFEVDIGASAGGAAADEEEEEEEEENGNGAGNGGGNGGGNGGGNGGGNGGGN is encoded by the coding sequence ATGAGAGAAGAACGAGACCCAGACGACGGAAGACGGTCATTCATGAAGAAGAGCGCGTTAGCAACAACCGCCCTGGCTGTCGGTGCCGGTGCCAGCACGAACGTGGCGGCTCAGGAAGACGACGAGAACGGCGAAGGACTCCAGGATGGTGAGGTCGTCATCCACGGCCGCGATTACTTCCCGGATGCCGATTTCACGGTCCTTGCGGAGATGGACTCGGGAACTCGAGACACCCTCGTTGAGGCACTCGGCGACGAGTTCGACGACGATTGGGAGGTGTACGTGATCCAGGTTGATATCGGTTCGGGCGGCCCATTAGGGCACATCTTCGTCGACGAAGACGAGGCGGACGTGAGCGAAGGTGATACGGGAACGATGACGTCTGACACCGTGTCGATTCGCAATGCGGAGCTGAACCTGTTCGAGGTCGATATTGGCGCCTCTGCTGGAGGCGCTGCAGCAGACGAGGAGGAGGAGGAAGAGGAGGAGGAGAACGGCAACGGCGCTGGCAACGGCGGCGGAAACGGCGGCGGAAACGGCGGCGGAAACGGCGGCGGAAACGGCGGCGGCAACTGA
- a CDS encoding beta-propeller domain-containing protein, which yields MGTNHLSMGFDRQVLAVALVALLVGSSVGFAFAGELGGTRPAAADTNGPENRQLSNDTAQPTIEQFDSEAAFADYLRASNEGSRSFGFGMGRPAVATDEAEDDAADGDAGNGNGNDASDDAARSGDSSSTSADERRYAETNVQEAMLDEPDILKTDGQTVYYGDRRFRGGSATHVIDASTPNDPTALSEIPRSGEMLLTDDDVLVQFDRNRLRGYDVSSPEDPDEAWSTGLEGHLETARLYDGDVYLVVADRVSPAEPCPVEPLGDDGPAVDCTDVHYPSDQNGANTVYTTLRLDPSSGEVTDSVSFLGSSYTTATYVSENGVYLTYVDSPSHADVRLEFLLTTGEAYLDDRTLERLERLRGYDLSERATMTEVEAILADWRVGLDDDERRTKERELRDAWEEYVEENKRAFDRTGIVTVGFDDSLSVDAGGAVPGTPLNQWSMDEHDGHLRIATTINAPGAEWENDLYVLDSDLEVTGSVTGMGVDERVYSVRYEGDKAYVVTFRQIDPFHVIDVSDHENPVLEGELKLPGYSDYLHPLGEERILGIGQEDGKVKAVIFDASDPENPVIQDDEILEDRWSAVSESHNAFLLDERHGVFFLPGSEGGHVYAYEDGLERVMTVDTDGPAFRATYIDDSLYVFGEDELVVVDQTTWEEVKRLDL from the coding sequence ATGGGGACGAATCACTTGTCGATGGGATTCGATCGACAGGTGCTGGCAGTCGCCCTCGTCGCCCTGCTCGTGGGCTCGAGCGTGGGATTCGCCTTCGCCGGCGAACTCGGTGGGACGAGGCCGGCGGCAGCCGACACCAACGGACCGGAGAATCGACAGCTATCGAACGACACCGCTCAGCCGACCATCGAGCAGTTCGACTCCGAGGCGGCGTTCGCCGACTACCTGCGGGCGTCGAACGAGGGCTCCAGGTCCTTCGGCTTCGGAATGGGGCGGCCGGCCGTCGCGACCGACGAGGCTGAGGATGACGCCGCAGATGGGGACGCCGGGAACGGAAACGGCAACGATGCCAGTGACGACGCGGCCAGGAGCGGCGACTCCTCGAGCACCAGTGCCGACGAGCGCCGCTACGCCGAGACGAACGTCCAGGAGGCAATGCTGGACGAACCCGACATCCTGAAGACCGACGGGCAGACCGTCTACTACGGCGACCGACGCTTCCGTGGTGGGAGCGCGACCCACGTCATCGACGCCTCGACGCCGAACGACCCGACGGCGCTGAGCGAGATTCCGCGCTCGGGCGAGATGCTCCTGACCGACGACGACGTGCTGGTACAGTTCGACCGCAACCGCCTGCGTGGCTACGACGTCTCGAGCCCCGAAGACCCCGACGAGGCCTGGTCGACGGGCCTAGAGGGTCACCTCGAGACGGCTCGCCTCTACGACGGTGACGTCTACCTCGTCGTGGCCGATCGCGTCTCGCCGGCCGAGCCCTGTCCGGTCGAACCGCTCGGCGACGACGGCCCCGCGGTCGACTGCACGGACGTCCACTACCCGAGCGATCAGAACGGTGCCAACACGGTGTACACGACGTTGCGCCTGGATCCCTCGAGCGGCGAGGTCACGGATTCGGTGAGTTTCCTCGGGTCGTCGTACACGACCGCGACCTACGTCTCCGAGAACGGCGTCTACCTGACGTACGTGGACTCGCCGTCCCACGCCGACGTTCGGCTCGAGTTCCTCCTGACGACCGGTGAAGCGTACCTCGACGACCGGACGCTCGAGCGACTCGAGCGCCTGCGGGGGTACGACCTCTCCGAACGCGCGACCATGACCGAGGTCGAGGCCATCCTCGCCGACTGGCGGGTCGGACTCGACGACGACGAGCGACGAACGAAAGAGCGCGAACTCCGCGACGCCTGGGAGGAGTACGTCGAGGAGAACAAACGAGCGTTCGATCGGACGGGGATCGTCACGGTCGGTTTCGACGATAGTCTCTCGGTCGACGCCGGCGGTGCCGTCCCCGGCACGCCGCTCAACCAGTGGTCGATGGACGAACACGACGGCCACCTGCGCATCGCGACGACGATCAACGCGCCGGGTGCCGAGTGGGAGAACGACCTCTACGTGCTCGACTCCGACCTCGAGGTGACCGGCTCCGTCACCGGCATGGGCGTCGACGAGCGCGTCTACTCCGTGCGCTACGAGGGCGACAAGGCCTACGTCGTCACGTTCCGCCAGATCGATCCGTTCCACGTCATCGACGTCTCCGACCACGAGAACCCGGTGCTCGAGGGCGAACTCAAGCTTCCGGGCTACTCCGACTACCTCCACCCGCTGGGCGAGGAGCGCATCCTCGGCATCGGGCAGGAAGACGGGAAGGTCAAGGCCGTGATCTTCGACGCGAGCGATCCCGAGAACCCGGTGATCCAGGACGACGAGATCCTCGAGGATCGCTGGTCGGCCGTCAGCGAGAGCCACAACGCCTTCCTGCTCGACGAGCGTCACGGGGTGTTCTTCCTCCCGGGCAGCGAGGGCGGGCACGTCTACGCCTACGAGGACGGCCTCGAGCGCGTGATGACCGTCGATACCGACGGTCCGGCCTTCCGGGCGACGTACATCGACGACTCGCTGTACGTCTTCGGCGAAGACGAGCTGGTCGTCGTCGACCAGACGACCTGGGAGGAAGTGAAGCGCCTCGACCTGTAG
- a CDS encoding TrmB family transcriptional regulator, which translates to MTQEERISEAISLLQELGLKEYEARCFLALTQLSTGTAKEIHEISEVPRTRVYDAIGVLESQGLVEVQHASPQRFRAVGIAEATRTLRREYDTRIETLETYLQSIERRKLEETDTQLQEVWSLMGNEAIESRTLDLIDGAKSEIALLVVDEELLSETLFERLEAARERELSILLGGQTESIIEQLGTGLPNVRTFETDLDWLTGPAVAHEVAISRILLVDRETLLIGSYYPDADDGKTKEQAVFARGLENGIVVLLRRLVSAGLPPSNDPGNA; encoded by the coding sequence ATGACACAGGAAGAACGCATCTCGGAGGCGATTAGTCTGTTGCAGGAACTCGGACTCAAGGAGTACGAAGCGCGCTGTTTTCTGGCGCTCACACAACTGTCCACCGGCACGGCGAAAGAGATCCACGAGATCTCCGAGGTGCCTCGGACGCGGGTGTACGACGCAATCGGTGTACTCGAGTCACAGGGACTGGTCGAAGTACAGCACGCGAGCCCACAGCGGTTTCGAGCGGTGGGGATCGCCGAGGCGACGCGGACGCTCCGCCGGGAGTACGACACCCGTATCGAAACGCTCGAAACGTATCTCCAGTCTATCGAACGCCGGAAACTCGAGGAGACCGACACCCAGCTCCAGGAGGTGTGGTCGCTGATGGGAAACGAGGCGATCGAGTCACGGACGCTCGACCTCATCGACGGTGCGAAATCGGAAATCGCGCTGCTCGTCGTCGACGAGGAACTGCTGTCGGAAACGCTGTTCGAGCGCCTCGAGGCGGCCCGAGAACGAGAGCTCTCGATTCTTCTCGGTGGGCAAACAGAGTCGATCATCGAGCAACTCGGGACGGGACTCCCCAACGTACGCACGTTCGAAACCGATCTAGACTGGCTCACCGGACCGGCGGTCGCCCACGAGGTTGCGATCAGTCGGATATTGCTCGTCGATCGCGAGACGTTGCTGATCGGCTCGTACTATCCAGACGCCGACGACGGGAAGACGAAAGAGCAGGCGGTGTTCGCGCGCGGTCTCGAAAACGGAATCGTGGTGCTGTTGCGGCGACTGGTGTCGGCAGGATTGCCACCTTCGAACGATCCAGGAAACGCGTAG
- a CDS encoding DUF7344 domain-containing protein has translation MSQTTYNMSTETALHLVANQRRRLVLTQLIESEQNAVAVDLLAEHLSPENPPPDSVETKSSERLLLDLYHNHLPKLEEAGLVEYDDRTETVRYHPNDRVEKLHQFVTTELE, from the coding sequence ATGAGTCAGACCACCTACAACATGTCAACCGAGACGGCGCTACACCTCGTCGCCAACCAACGACGACGATTGGTTCTCACGCAATTAATCGAAAGCGAGCAGAACGCCGTGGCGGTGGATCTGCTCGCCGAGCACCTGTCGCCGGAGAACCCTCCCCCAGACTCAGTTGAAACGAAGAGTTCCGAACGACTTCTTCTCGATCTGTATCACAACCATCTCCCGAAACTGGAAGAGGCCGGCCTCGTCGAGTACGACGATCGAACGGAAACGGTTCGCTATCATCCGAACGACCGCGTCGAAAAACTGCACCAGTTCGTCACCACTGAACTCGAGTAG
- a CDS encoding HalOD1 output domain-containing protein, translating to MVSSDRDEDAQSSESAAVRLRKTYDWSATAPSFAVIDALATIESVDPAELLTVSETTLYDHADPEALDILVRERKSESIAVTISIDPYQIRFDGDELTVSEPSDPSSP from the coding sequence ATGGTCAGTAGTGATCGAGATGAAGATGCGCAGTCGTCAGAATCGGCTGCCGTTCGCCTCCGGAAAACGTACGACTGGTCGGCCACGGCGCCGAGTTTCGCCGTGATCGACGCCCTCGCAACCATCGAGAGCGTCGACCCAGCCGAGCTGCTGACCGTGTCCGAGACGACGCTTTACGATCACGCCGACCCGGAAGCGCTCGATATTCTCGTCCGAGAGCGGAAGTCGGAATCGATCGCCGTCACGATTTCGATCGACCCCTACCAGATCCGGTTCGACGGTGACGAACTGACCGTCTCAGAACCGAGCGATCCATCGTCACCGTAA
- a CDS encoding DUF5806 family protein — MDDTGDQDTGSRADDRDRETVRDGDSDAESDGRNDASDPGTSSRTTPGSEEGTDSATENERERERDRRGAEDRSERTTAGESEEQDDEFEARDVEAEARDDEPESRDEESEQGTEYSSEDRDETATSEPPMPGVPDPDAVDEDDEIPADVQKYARFQKMDGAQYDRVNEFLRDRTYVTAREWAIARLCSDFRTETGVEMTKIGENLPELVPFMTDTYTPQAVNQARSSFEEKVRKSGATFLYGAMCDFFTAEELDDVMYEATEVAKFLLEVEGVDLSVEDELEAEERISSVMREVREASKELREEET; from the coding sequence ATGGACGACACCGGCGACCAGGACACCGGATCGCGGGCCGACGACCGCGACCGGGAGACGGTTCGCGACGGCGATAGCGACGCCGAGTCGGACGGCAGGAACGACGCCTCCGACCCCGGTACCTCCTCGAGGACGACCCCTGGGTCAGAGGAGGGAACGGACTCGGCCACCGAGAACGAACGCGAACGCGAACGCGACCGTCGAGGCGCCGAGGACAGGTCGGAGCGAACTACCGCAGGTGAATCCGAGGAGCAAGACGACGAATTTGAGGCTCGTGACGTCGAAGCCGAGGCACGCGACGACGAACCCGAAAGTCGAGACGAGGAATCTGAACAGGGGACAGAGTACTCGAGCGAGGATCGCGACGAGACGGCGACGTCCGAACCGCCGATGCCCGGCGTCCCCGACCCCGACGCCGTCGACGAGGACGACGAAATCCCGGCCGACGTTCAGAAGTACGCCCGCTTCCAGAAGATGGACGGTGCCCAGTACGACCGGGTCAACGAATTCCTGCGCGACCGGACGTACGTCACCGCCCGCGAGTGGGCCATCGCCCGACTCTGTTCTGACTTCCGGACCGAGACGGGCGTCGAGATGACCAAAATCGGCGAGAATCTGCCCGAACTCGTGCCGTTCATGACCGATACCTACACGCCGCAGGCGGTCAACCAGGCCCGGTCATCCTTCGAGGAGAAGGTTCGAAAGTCGGGGGCGACCTTCCTCTACGGCGCGATGTGTGACTTCTTCACCGCGGAGGAACTCGACGACGTCATGTACGAGGCCACCGAGGTCGCGAAGTTCCTCCTGGAGGTCGAGGGCGTCGACCTCTCTGTCGAGGACGAACTCGAGGCCGAAGAGCGCATCTCGAGCGTGATGCGTGAGGTTCGCGAGGCGAGCAAGGAACTTCGGGAGGAAGAAACGTAG
- a CDS encoding HalOD1 output domain-containing protein — protein MQEDHDIGYRIIEAIATREGVDPLDVDPPLHDAVDVGALQDVFRSTNDSVSVSFEYGRYTVHLDGPESVRLTPRPDCDSSTTCGSQSPHGEA, from the coding sequence ATGCAAGAGGACCACGATATCGGCTACCGGATCATCGAAGCCATTGCCACGCGAGAGGGCGTCGACCCGCTCGACGTCGACCCACCGCTCCACGACGCAGTCGACGTCGGTGCACTCCAGGACGTCTTTCGATCGACGAACGATTCCGTCTCCGTCTCGTTCGAGTACGGCCGGTACACGGTGCACCTCGACGGGCCCGAGTCGGTCCGACTCACCCCGCGGCCCGACTGTGACTCCTCTACCACTTGCGGCAGCCAGTCACCCCACGGCGAGGCGTAG
- the rqcH gene encoding ribosome rescue protein RqcH — MSTEPKQELTSVDLAALVGELGSYEGAKVDKAYLYGDDLVRLKMRDFDRGRVELMLEVGDRKRVHTVSPERVPDAPGRPPQFAMMLRNRLSGADFVGVEQYEFDRILEFVFDREDGMTRIIVELFGQGNVAVTDREYEVIDSLETVRLKSRTVVPGSRYEFPESRVNPLTVSREAFGHQMDDSDTDVVRTLATQLNFGGLYAEELCTRAGVEKTLDIENAGEDEYERIYRETERLALDLRNANLEPQVLLEGGGNDGNDENGHSGGDGNSGDGDAEREDETNAHVVDVTPFPLEEHEGLASESHETFNGALEEYFFRLDLDADEPDPRDQRPDFEEQIAKHQRIIDQQEGAIQGFDEQAEAEREKAELLYAHYGTVDDLLSTVRSARDDGVPWGEIAGRLDEAKEQGMDAAQPFVDVNGKEGTVTIRLEGDPITLLVEDGVEKNADRLYTEAKRIAEKKEGALAAIEDTREELAEIERRRDEWEADDGDEEIDEAGDDERDWLAESSVPIRQNEQWYERFRWFRTSDDYLVIGGRNADQNEELVKKYLERGDRVLHTQAHGGPVTVLKATDPSEASSSDIEIPDSSVQEAAQFAVSYSSVWKDGRYAGDVYVVDSDQVSKTPESGEYLEKGGFAIRGDRTYLDDTPVGVAVGIQCEPYTRVVGGPPSAIGGQTVTTIEVEPGRFAQADAAKRIYRELRERFADESFVRKIASPDQIAHFLPPGGSRLLQE; from the coding sequence ATGAGCACCGAGCCAAAGCAGGAACTCACCAGCGTCGACCTCGCGGCGCTCGTCGGTGAACTCGGATCCTACGAGGGGGCCAAAGTCGACAAGGCCTACCTCTACGGCGACGACCTCGTTCGCCTCAAGATGCGTGACTTCGACCGCGGCCGAGTCGAACTCATGCTCGAGGTAGGCGACCGCAAACGCGTCCACACCGTCTCGCCCGAACGGGTGCCGGACGCGCCAGGTCGCCCGCCGCAGTTCGCGATGATGCTTCGCAACCGGCTTTCGGGGGCGGACTTCGTCGGCGTCGAACAGTACGAGTTCGACCGCATCCTCGAGTTCGTCTTCGATCGAGAGGACGGGATGACGCGGATCATCGTCGAACTGTTCGGCCAGGGCAACGTCGCCGTCACGGACCGCGAGTACGAGGTGATCGACTCCCTCGAAACTGTGCGACTGAAGTCCAGGACGGTCGTTCCAGGCTCGCGGTACGAGTTTCCGGAGTCGCGCGTCAATCCGCTCACCGTCTCGCGGGAGGCGTTCGGTCACCAGATGGACGACTCCGACACGGACGTCGTCCGGACGCTCGCGACCCAGCTCAACTTCGGCGGCCTCTACGCCGAGGAACTGTGTACCCGCGCGGGCGTCGAGAAGACCCTCGACATCGAGAACGCGGGCGAGGACGAGTACGAACGGATTTACCGCGAAACCGAGCGATTGGCACTCGACCTGCGAAACGCCAATCTCGAGCCGCAGGTGTTACTGGAGGGCGGCGGGAACGATGGTAACGACGAGAACGGCCACAGCGGCGGCGACGGGAACAGCGGCGACGGGGACGCGGAACGTGAAGACGAGACGAACGCCCACGTCGTCGACGTCACCCCGTTCCCGCTCGAGGAGCACGAAGGCCTCGCCAGCGAATCCCACGAGACGTTCAACGGCGCCCTCGAGGAGTACTTCTTCCGGCTGGACCTCGACGCCGACGAGCCGGATCCGCGCGATCAGCGTCCGGACTTCGAGGAACAGATCGCCAAGCACCAGCGGATCATCGACCAGCAAGAGGGCGCAATCCAGGGCTTCGACGAGCAAGCTGAGGCCGAGCGCGAGAAGGCCGAACTGCTGTACGCCCACTACGGCACGGTCGACGACCTCCTGTCGACCGTTCGTTCGGCCCGCGACGACGGCGTCCCCTGGGGCGAGATTGCCGGACGACTCGACGAGGCCAAAGAACAGGGGATGGACGCCGCCCAGCCGTTCGTCGACGTCAACGGGAAGGAGGGGACGGTGACGATTCGCCTCGAGGGCGACCCCATCACGCTCCTGGTCGAGGACGGCGTCGAGAAGAACGCCGACCGCCTCTACACGGAGGCAAAGCGAATCGCCGAGAAGAAGGAGGGCGCTCTGGCGGCGATCGAAGACACCCGCGAGGAACTCGCGGAGATCGAGCGTCGGCGCGACGAGTGGGAAGCCGACGACGGTGACGAAGAAATAGACGAGGCGGGCGACGACGAACGCGACTGGCTCGCCGAATCCTCCGTCCCGATTCGCCAGAACGAGCAGTGGTACGAGCGGTTCCGGTGGTTCCGGACCAGCGACGACTACCTCGTGATCGGTGGGCGAAACGCCGACCAGAACGAGGAACTCGTCAAGAAGTACCTCGAGCGCGGCGACCGCGTGTTACACACGCAGGCTCACGGCGGCCCGGTTACGGTTCTGAAGGCTACCGATCCCAGCGAGGCGTCGTCGAGCGACATCGAGATTCCCGACTCGAGCGTCCAGGAGGCGGCCCAGTTCGCAGTCTCGTACTCGTCGGTCTGGAAGGACGGGCGATACGCGGGCGACGTCTACGTCGTCGACTCCGATCAGGTGTCGAAGACGCCCGAGAGCGGCGAGTACCTCGAGAAGGGTGGATTCGCGATTCGCGGCGACCGAACCTACCTGGACGACACGCCCGTTGGCGTCGCGGTTGGCATCCAGTGTGAGCCGTATACGCGAGTCGTCGGCGGGCCCCCGTCGGCGATCGGGGGCCAGACGGTGACGACGATCGAGGTCGAACCTGGACGGTTCGCCCAGGCCGACGCCGCAAAGCGCATCTACCGCGAACTCCGCGAACGCTTCGCGGACGAATCGTTCGTCAGAAAGATCGCGAGCCCTGACCAGATCGCGCACTTCCTGCCGCCGGGCGGGAGTCGCCTGCTCCAGGAGTAG
- a CDS encoding TrmB family transcriptional regulator: MVAFDEEQAEAEALDRLQDLGLSQYEAQTLINLLQLGTGTAQDITRINGVPRTRVYEAADRLHELGFVDIQHTTPRKFTVISKETIVRMLNTKRETTITELRECLEEIGPAQPQREQFGVWTVTSREAVAARIDEFIAEADDQIVYMTVDELLTDPHLDALQAAADRGVEIYLAGISEAVEDRVREEVPSIDIFETLWEWQDTPAGSLLITDEETALVSALVNGTGGADDIEETAIWGAGDRNSLVVVLRAIFTWRLDDTRSA, encoded by the coding sequence ATGGTAGCATTCGACGAAGAGCAGGCTGAAGCCGAGGCACTCGACCGGTTACAGGATCTTGGGTTGTCCCAGTACGAAGCCCAGACGCTCATCAACCTCTTGCAGCTCGGGACGGGCACCGCACAGGACATCACTCGTATCAACGGCGTTCCCCGAACGCGGGTGTACGAAGCGGCGGATCGGCTCCACGAACTGGGGTTCGTCGACATTCAGCACACGACGCCGCGAAAATTCACCGTAATCTCGAAGGAGACCATCGTTCGTATGCTCAACACCAAACGCGAAACCACGATTACCGAACTCAGAGAGTGTCTGGAGGAGATCGGCCCCGCACAGCCACAGCGCGAGCAGTTCGGCGTCTGGACGGTTACCAGTCGAGAGGCGGTAGCCGCCCGCATCGACGAGTTCATCGCCGAGGCAGACGACCAGATCGTCTACATGACCGTCGACGAGTTACTCACCGACCCCCATCTCGACGCGCTGCAGGCTGCTGCCGACCGAGGGGTCGAGATCTATCTGGCGGGCATCTCGGAGGCGGTCGAGGATCGCGTTCGGGAGGAGGTGCCGTCGATCGACATATTCGAAACCCTCTGGGAGTGGCAGGATACGCCCGCCGGGAGCCTGTTGATCACCGACGAAGAGACGGCGCTCGTCAGCGCGCTCGTGAACGGGACCGGCGGCGCCGACGATATCGAGGAAACGGCGATCTGGGGCGCTGGCGACCGCAACAGCCTCGTCGTCGTCCTGCGAGCCATCTTCACGTGGCGACTCGACGACACTCGATCGGCGTGA